A genomic stretch from Corynebacterium sp. 21KM1197 includes:
- the ruvB gene encoding Holliday junction branch migration DNA helicase RuvB — protein MSDIERTEFQVQPPAPSQEVNPRLNAGEQDIEKNLRPKSLGEFIGQRKVREQLSLVLKGAKNRGVVPDHVLLSGPPGLGKTTMAMIVAQELGTSLRMTSGPALERAGDLAAMLSNLMEGDVLFIDEIHRIARPAEEMLYMAMEDFRIDVIVGKGPGATSIPLDLPPFTLVGATTRSGMLTGPLRDRFGFTAQMEFYDVPDLTRVVTRAAQILDVRITPEAATEIASRSRGTPRIANRLLRRVRDFAEVNSDGSVDLAAAQGALEIFDVDELGLDRLDRAVLSALVRGHGGGPVGVNTLAIAVGEESTTVEEVCEPYLVRAGLIARTGRGRVATVSAWRHLGLEPPKGAIGI, from the coding sequence ATGTCCGATATTGAGCGCACCGAGTTCCAGGTGCAGCCCCCGGCGCCCTCCCAGGAGGTAAACCCGCGCCTGAACGCGGGGGAGCAGGACATTGAAAAGAACCTGCGGCCCAAGTCCCTGGGGGAGTTCATTGGCCAGCGCAAGGTGCGCGAACAACTCTCCCTCGTGCTCAAGGGCGCTAAGAATCGGGGCGTGGTGCCGGATCACGTGCTGCTTTCCGGTCCCCCCGGATTGGGCAAGACCACGATGGCCATGATCGTGGCGCAGGAATTGGGCACCTCGCTGCGCATGACCTCCGGCCCGGCCCTGGAACGCGCGGGCGATTTGGCGGCCATGCTCTCTAATCTGATGGAGGGCGATGTTCTCTTCATTGATGAGATTCACCGCATTGCCCGCCCGGCGGAGGAAATGCTCTACATGGCGATGGAGGATTTCCGCATTGACGTGATCGTGGGTAAAGGGCCGGGTGCCACCTCCATCCCGCTGGATCTTCCGCCCTTTACCCTGGTGGGGGCCACCACTCGCTCCGGTATGCTCACCGGCCCGCTGCGCGATCGCTTTGGGTTTACCGCGCAGATGGAGTTTTATGATGTGCCCGATCTCACCCGCGTGGTCACCCGCGCGGCCCAGATCCTCGATGTGCGCATCACCCCGGAGGCCGCCACGGAGATCGCCTCGCGCTCCCGAGGCACGCCGCGCATCGCCAATAGGCTTCTGCGTAGGGTGCGGGACTTCGCGGAGGTGAACTCCGATGGCTCCGTGGATTTGGCGGCGGCGCAGGGCGCGCTGGAGATTTTTGACGTGGACGAACTGGGCCTTGATCGCCTTGACCGCGCCGTGCTCAGCGCCCTGGTGCGCGGGCACGGCGGTGGCCCGGTGGGGGTGAATACCCTGGCCATCGCGGTGGGGGAGGAATCCACCACGGTGGAGGAGGTGTGCGAGCCCTACCTGGTGCGCGCGGGGTTGATCGCGCGCACGGGCCGGGGCCGGGTGGCCACGGTGAGTGCCTGGCGGCACCTGGGATTGGAGCCGCCGAAGGGGGCCATCGGGATCTGA
- a CDS encoding adenine phosphoribosyltransferase, whose translation MGTPQFPEAVAALDRTMRYVKDFPEPGVIFQDLTPALANAEAFHEIVVALARVAHECGAELIGGLDARGFLLGSAVAYELGLGVVAIRKKGKLPPPVVREEYTLEYGSACLEIPAEGMDLGGRKVVLIDDVLATGGTLVAAGSLLRRVGAVVAGHAVVLEVPGLGGREKLGDSPLSVIYPPSAKER comes from the coding sequence GTGGGTACACCGCAATTCCCGGAGGCCGTGGCGGCATTGGACCGCACCATGCGCTACGTCAAGGATTTTCCCGAGCCGGGGGTGATTTTTCAGGATCTCACCCCGGCCCTGGCTAACGCGGAGGCGTTCCACGAGATCGTGGTGGCCTTAGCGCGGGTCGCCCACGAGTGCGGGGCGGAACTCATCGGCGGGTTGGACGCGCGCGGTTTCCTGCTTGGCTCCGCCGTGGCATATGAGCTGGGCCTGGGTGTGGTGGCGATCCGCAAGAAGGGCAAACTCCCCCCGCCGGTGGTGCGGGAGGAGTACACCCTGGAATACGGCTCGGCCTGCCTGGAGATTCCCGCCGAGGGCATGGACTTAGGTGGACGCAAGGTGGTGCTTATCGACGACGTCCTGGCCACCGGCGGTACGCTCGTTGCGGCGGGTTCCCTGCTGCGCCGGGTGGGCGCCGTGGTGGCCGGGCACGCCGTGGTGCTAGAGGTGCCGGGCCTGGGGGGCCGGGAAAAACTGGGGGATAGCCCCCTGAGCGTGATCTACCCGCCCTCGGCTAAGGAGCGCTGA
- the yajC gene encoding preprotein translocase subunit YajC, with protein sequence MEWIFIIGLLMVFLVPQMLLISKQRKRQQEIMNTQRSLTPGTRVVTASGVHGTVRAVQGDVVELELAPGMVTTWELLAVVRNLDEEQVAAAQADSQVTEREHPENS encoded by the coding sequence ATGGAATGGATTTTTATTATTGGTTTGCTCATGGTGTTCCTGGTCCCGCAAATGCTGCTGATTAGCAAGCAACGCAAGCGCCAGCAGGAGATCATGAACACACAGCGCTCCCTGACCCCCGGTACCCGGGTGGTCACCGCCTCGGGTGTGCACGGCACGGTGCGCGCGGTGCAGGGGGACGTGGTGGAACTGGAACTGGCCCCCGGCATGGTCACCACCTGGGAACTTCTGGCCGTGGTGCGCAACCTGGATGAGGAGCAGGTCGCTGCGGCCCAGGCGGATAGCCAGGTGACGGAGCGGGAGCACCCAGAAAACTCTTAG
- the ruvA gene encoding Holliday junction branch migration protein RuvA, producing the protein MIASLRGTVASVELHGAVIECAGVGYFFRATPATLGTLRRGEEAMVMTTLAVKDDTMVLYGFADAVSREMFGVLQSVSGLGPRLALAAESVLSPVELSQAIAGGDTKALQRIPGVGKRMAERMVVELKDKVAQFAGQAAGESEGLDLNLAQPSGAHGAQVVEALMGLGFNEKQAQTAVDRVLEHQPDMGTAEALRAALASLGKK; encoded by the coding sequence TTGATTGCTTCACTGCGAGGCACCGTGGCGAGCGTGGAACTGCACGGTGCCGTGATCGAATGTGCGGGCGTGGGATACTTCTTCCGTGCCACCCCCGCCACCCTGGGCACCCTGCGCCGGGGTGAGGAGGCCATGGTGATGACCACGCTGGCGGTCAAGGATGACACGATGGTGCTCTACGGCTTTGCGGATGCCGTCAGCCGGGAGATGTTTGGGGTGCTTCAGAGCGTTTCCGGCCTGGGGCCGCGCCTGGCCTTGGCGGCGGAGTCCGTGCTGAGCCCGGTGGAACTCTCCCAGGCCATTGCCGGTGGAGATACCAAGGCCTTGCAGAGAATCCCCGGCGTGGGCAAGCGCATGGCCGAGCGCATGGTGGTGGAGCTAAAGGATAAGGTGGCGCAGTTTGCCGGGCAGGCCGCAGGTGAGAGCGAGGGCCTTGACCTCAACCTTGCTCAACCCTCGGGCGCGCACGGTGCGCAAGTGGTGGAGGCCCTGATGGGGCTGGGCTTTAATGAGAAGCAGGCGCAGACCGCCGTGGATCGAGTATTGGAACACCAGCCGGATATGGGCACGGCGGAGGCGCTGCGCGCCGCCCTGGCCAGCCTGGGCAAGAAGTAA
- the secF gene encoding protein translocase subunit SecF: protein MSTINTTAPRLNFFDRLYTGEGGIDFISRSRLWYWITAALLALSVAAVGLRGFDMSIDFEGGTKMSLPAAELNTEEVAQTFEEATGVEPELAQVVGSGSTATLEISSQRLSEEQIQQARLAIFEAYQPKDATGKATPDAVGDSTVSESWGSTITKRMVISMVAFLVLAFLYIAVRLKREMAAAAMIALVIDAVVIAGIYALFGFEVSPAAIIGLLTVLSFSIYDTVIVFDKVRENTAGIMGSRTQTYGEAANAAVNQTVMRSISTSVISALPIVALMVVAVQMLGVGDLKDLALIQLIGVIEGVFSSIFLATPILVSIANRTEEVRAHNEAVAQYRASNPGAGAVSAGGAASVIGAAGAQGGALAASVSSASAVSHEEHAEEHEAKLGQGTRVVRSPNAQEPEEPEGRNVTWRPSA from the coding sequence ATGAGCACCATAAACACCACAGCCCCCCGGCTGAACTTTTTTGACCGGCTCTACACCGGTGAGGGTGGCATTGACTTCATCAGCCGTTCCCGCCTGTGGTACTGGATCACCGCGGCGCTGCTGGCGCTGAGCGTTGCGGCGGTGGGCCTGCGCGGCTTCGACATGAGCATTGACTTTGAGGGCGGCACCAAGATGAGCCTGCCCGCCGCGGAGTTGAACACCGAGGAGGTGGCGCAGACCTTCGAGGAGGCCACCGGCGTGGAGCCGGAACTGGCGCAGGTGGTGGGCTCCGGTTCCACCGCCACCTTGGAGATCAGCTCCCAGCGCCTCAGCGAGGAGCAGATTCAACAGGCCCGCCTGGCGATTTTTGAGGCTTACCAGCCCAAGGACGCCACCGGCAAGGCAACCCCGGACGCCGTGGGCGATTCCACGGTCTCCGAGTCCTGGGGCTCCACCATCACCAAGCGCATGGTGATCTCGATGGTGGCGTTCCTGGTGCTGGCGTTCCTCTACATCGCCGTGCGACTCAAGCGGGAGATGGCCGCCGCCGCCATGATCGCCCTGGTTATTGACGCCGTGGTGATCGCCGGTATTTACGCCCTCTTTGGCTTTGAGGTTTCCCCGGCCGCCATCATCGGCCTGCTCACGGTGCTTTCCTTCTCCATCTATGACACGGTGATTGTGTTTGACAAGGTGCGGGAGAATACCGCCGGAATTATGGGATCGCGCACCCAAACTTACGGTGAGGCCGCCAATGCCGCGGTAAACCAGACGGTCATGCGTTCCATCTCCACCTCCGTGATCTCCGCGCTACCCATCGTGGCGCTGATGGTGGTGGCGGTGCAGATGCTGGGCGTGGGCGATCTGAAGGATCTGGCCCTGATCCAGCTCATCGGCGTGATCGAGGGCGTGTTCTCCTCGATCTTCCTGGCCACCCCGATCCTGGTAAGCATTGCTAACCGAACCGAGGAGGTGCGGGCGCACAATGAGGCGGTGGCGCAGTACCGCGCTAGTAACCCTGGGGCGGGCGCGGTCAGTGCTGGCGGTGCGGCCAGCGTTATCGGTGCGGCGGGCGCGCAGGGCGGGGCCCTGGCGGCGTCGGTGTCGTCGGCCTCGGCGGTTTCCCATGAGGAACATGCTGAGGAGCATGAGGCGAAGCTGGGGCAGGGCACGCGCGTGGTGCGTTCCCCGAACGCCCAAGAGCCCGAGGAACCGGAGGGCCGCAACGTGACCTGGCGGCCCTCGGCATAG
- the ruvC gene encoding crossover junction endodeoxyribonuclease RuvC, with protein MNLEGLRVMGIDPGLTRCGLSMVEAGRGRAVVPIAVGVVRTPAGAELSERLLRLSRAVTEWIEEYRPDVVAIERVFERGNVSTVMHTAHAVGVLILAAAERGIPVHMYTPSEVKKAVSGNGRADKRQMTTMITRILGLSEPPKPADAADALALAVCHCWRAPLLARTRAASTVSQGGTR; from the coding sequence GTGAACCTAGAGGGATTGCGGGTGATGGGGATTGACCCCGGCCTGACGCGCTGCGGGCTCTCCATGGTGGAGGCGGGCCGAGGCCGCGCGGTGGTCCCTATCGCGGTGGGGGTGGTGCGCACTCCCGCCGGGGCGGAGTTATCCGAACGCCTGCTGCGCCTTTCCCGCGCGGTGACGGAGTGGATAGAGGAATATCGCCCGGACGTGGTGGCCATCGAGCGCGTGTTTGAACGCGGCAACGTCTCCACGGTCATGCACACCGCTCACGCCGTGGGCGTGCTGATTCTCGCCGCCGCCGAGCGCGGGATTCCGGTACACATGTACACGCCCAGCGAGGTAAAAAAGGCCGTTTCCGGTAACGGGCGCGCCGATAAGCGCCAGATGACCACCATGATTACCCGGATCTTAGGGCTCAGCGAGCCCCCCAAGCCCGCCGACGCCGCCGATGCCCTCGCGCTGGCGGTCTGCCATTGCTGGCGGGCACCGCTTCTAGCGCGCACCCGCGCTGCTTCTACCGTTTCCCAAGGAGGAACCCGTTGA
- the secD gene encoding protein translocase subunit SecD — protein MGGFLLLVLVVYALIFFTGDRHATPKLGIDLQGGTRVTLVPQGDEPTQEQLAQARTIMENRVNGMGVSGASVITDGNTLVITVPGEDTSQARALGQTSKLLFRPVAQGGTPDLAAYPEVVRDMANRWVEYGVLTKENAASAIEEMVNSVNSALPEGEEETKAPEITATAKPEPANSIEATERRQELTEMLRKDRQSEDPTTQLAASTLLTCDGSIDPLQGTDDPAKPLVTCDPSAGGTAGASGVILLDPAPVLEGPAGQDGTRLSGAQIDTGQQIFGGYDSQQGQMVINFAFASGGGTETWAKLTQDYLQRQVAITLDSQVISAPVIQSATPVGSATSITGNFTQEEAQTLANNLRYGALPLSFAGENGESGGTTETIPASLGEASLKAGLIAGIVGIIAIAIFVFAYYRLYGLISLFTLFCAGIVLYGVLVLLGRWVDYSLDLSGIAGLIIGLGATADSFVVIYERIKDEVREGHTFRSATHRGWDRAKRTVITGNMVTLIGSVVIYFLAVGEVKGFAFTLGMTTVFDLVVTFLITAPLMKLAADKPFWSKPAVNGMGKVFALARARRQAEAARTPAQHSAAPVVSEEEQR, from the coding sequence ATGGGGGGATTTCTCCTCCTCGTCCTGGTGGTCTATGCCCTCATCTTTTTCACCGGGGATCGCCACGCCACCCCCAAGTTGGGCATTGATCTCCAGGGTGGAACGCGCGTAACCCTGGTGCCCCAGGGCGATGAGCCAACCCAGGAGCAGTTGGCTCAGGCCCGCACGATCATGGAGAACCGCGTCAATGGCATGGGTGTGAGTGGGGCCTCGGTGATCACCGATGGCAATACCCTGGTGATCACCGTGCCGGGCGAGGACACCTCCCAGGCCCGCGCGCTGGGCCAGACCTCCAAGTTGCTCTTCCGTCCGGTGGCCCAGGGTGGCACCCCGGATCTGGCGGCCTACCCCGAGGTCGTTCGGGATATGGCCAATCGCTGGGTGGAATATGGCGTGCTGACCAAGGAAAACGCCGCCTCCGCGATCGAGGAGATGGTGAATAGCGTCAATTCCGCCCTGCCCGAGGGGGAGGAGGAGACGAAGGCCCCGGAGATCACGGCCACGGCCAAGCCGGAACCCGCCAACTCCATCGAAGCCACCGAGCGCCGCCAGGAACTCACGGAGATGCTGCGCAAGGATCGGCAGTCGGAGGATCCCACCACGCAGTTGGCGGCGAGCACGCTGCTGACCTGCGATGGCTCCATCGACCCCTTGCAGGGCACCGATGACCCCGCCAAGCCGCTGGTTACCTGCGATCCGAGCGCGGGCGGGACCGCCGGGGCATCGGGAGTCATCCTGCTCGATCCCGCCCCGGTGTTGGAGGGCCCGGCGGGCCAAGACGGCACCCGGCTTTCCGGCGCGCAGATTGATACCGGCCAGCAGATCTTTGGCGGCTACGATTCCCAGCAGGGGCAGATGGTGATTAACTTTGCCTTTGCCAGCGGCGGTGGTACGGAGACCTGGGCCAAGCTCACCCAGGATTACTTGCAGCGGCAGGTGGCCATCACCCTGGACTCCCAGGTGATCTCTGCCCCGGTGATTCAGTCCGCCACCCCGGTGGGCAGCGCCACCTCAATCACGGGCAACTTCACCCAGGAGGAGGCCCAGACCCTGGCCAATAACCTCCGCTACGGCGCGCTGCCGCTCTCCTTTGCCGGTGAGAACGGCGAGTCCGGCGGCACCACGGAGACGATCCCGGCCTCCCTGGGCGAGGCCTCGCTCAAGGCCGGGCTCATCGCGGGCATCGTGGGCATCATCGCCATCGCCATCTTCGTCTTTGCGTACTACCGCCTCTACGGCCTGATCTCCCTGTTCACCCTGTTCTGCGCCGGTATCGTTCTGTACGGCGTGCTGGTGCTGCTGGGCCGCTGGGTGGATTACTCCCTGGATCTCTCTGGTATCGCCGGTTTGATCATTGGCCTGGGTGCCACGGCGGACTCCTTCGTGGTGATCTACGAGCGCATCAAGGACGAGGTGCGTGAGGGGCATACCTTCCGCTCCGCTACTCACCGTGGTTGGGATCGCGCCAAGCGCACGGTGATCACCGGCAACATGGTGACGCTGATCGGCTCCGTGGTCATTTACTTCCTGGCCGTGGGCGAGGTCAAGGGCTTTGCCTTTACCCTCGGTATGACCACCGTCTTTGACCTGGTGGTGACCTTCCTGATTACCGCCCCGCTGATGAAGCTCGCCGCGGATAAGCCGTTCTGGTCCAAGCCCGCCGTCAATGGCATGGGCAAGGTCTTTGCGCTGGCGCGGGCGCGTCGCCAAGCGGAAGCCGCCCGGACTCCGGCGCAGCACTCCGCCGCACCCGTGGTTTCCGAGGAGGAACAACGATGA
- a CDS encoding acyl-CoA thioesterase, with translation MESVEKILSVTPGEPGVWEGIASGTQQKRTFGGQVVGQSLAAAIAALREESEDKVVDSLHGYFVSGGDAAEGMSVEVTPVRRGRSYTNLAVRAAQGERALFVGNVNFRRPGDPGPTHSVPMPQVPPPEGLSDGREYLPQKNLLLFAEWEDWEFRMVENHAAEGYGHQRLWFRASRPLPDDPDFHAAALAYMTDMTILYGAMAPHRNHPVQMASLDHAVWFHHPVRVDQWLLYDQVSPSASEGRALCTGRIYTQDGQLVASVAQEGLTRTLKKS, from the coding sequence ATGGAGAGCGTGGAGAAGATTCTGAGCGTCACGCCCGGGGAACCGGGAGTGTGGGAGGGTATTGCTTCCGGTACGCAGCAGAAGCGGACATTCGGCGGGCAGGTGGTGGGTCAGAGCCTGGCGGCGGCCATCGCGGCCCTGCGGGAGGAATCCGAGGACAAGGTGGTGGACTCCCTCCACGGTTACTTCGTATCCGGGGGTGACGCCGCCGAGGGAATGAGCGTGGAGGTCACGCCCGTGCGCCGGGGCCGCAGTTATACCAACCTCGCGGTGCGTGCCGCTCAGGGGGAGCGCGCGCTTTTCGTGGGCAACGTGAACTTTCGACGCCCCGGCGATCCCGGCCCCACCCACAGCGTGCCCATGCCGCAGGTACCCCCGCCGGAGGGGCTAAGCGACGGCCGCGAGTACCTTCCGCAGAAGAACCTGCTGCTCTTTGCGGAATGGGAGGACTGGGAGTTCCGCATGGTGGAAAATCATGCGGCTGAGGGGTATGGGCACCAGCGACTGTGGTTTAGGGCCAGCAGGCCGCTGCCGGATGATCCCGATTTCCACGCGGCGGCCCTGGCCTACATGACCGATATGACCATCCTGTACGGCGCGATGGCCCCGCACCGGAATCATCCCGTGCAGATGGCCAGCCTGGATCACGCGGTGTGGTTCCATCACCCGGTGCGGGTGGATCAGTGGCTGCTCTACGATCAGGTTTCTCCCAGCGCCAGCGAGGGGCGCGCCCTGTGCACCGGGCGGATCTATACCCAGGATGGGCAGTTGGTGGCCTCGGTGGCGCAGGAGGGGCTGACGCGCACGCTGAAAAAGAGTTGA
- a CDS encoding ABC transporter substrate-binding protein, whose protein sequence is MMRTARQTATRLAGGFLAAAMACGLAACSDTKEEAAPEESTLDYPGYLVSTPLLTSNAGSNLGASTNAQVLSGRVYPGVYTPGPSGQMIPNTDLATAQVLPGENRQVVYTIAEDAKFSDGVEITCTDFFLTYKAGEMSELFGSYLPLMRQVQSLECTPGAKTFTVVFEQKMGGRWRNLFGPGEVLPAHSIARKADMSQQQLTSALVNDDRAALVDLAGVWREGYDLGAFDPELQVSAGPYLIEKVGERGEVVLARNESYYGDPASLERLTVWPGTSDVQELRDQTTLRVADVSNGASHEIGGTAQGIEADPYDVYSEAGALTDTLVLGSDGIFATKEARGQFAACVDQAAVAQASSHASGVEVPPTAAHVVGATDPVRHQLADIADPHLGVDVGIAEALRGSTVRIGYMGPDQRKADMVEAIRLSCEPAGITVVDASAEGGDMGTLVGTAAPGTETMDAVLRAVDPAAEYGEMELENTETPALRNAESQLWDEVTAIPLAAQPRTFVVDPTVSNVNVYTGLTGIGWNLDRWQMSKD, encoded by the coding sequence ATGATGCGCACAGCCCGACAAACGGCGACTCGGCTCGCGGGCGGCTTCCTCGCTGCGGCGATGGCCTGCGGGCTTGCGGCCTGCTCGGATACGAAGGAGGAGGCCGCCCCGGAGGAGTCCACCCTGGATTATCCGGGCTACCTGGTGTCCACCCCGCTGCTGACCTCCAACGCGGGAAGCAACCTCGGTGCTTCCACCAACGCGCAGGTGCTCTCCGGCCGCGTGTACCCGGGGGTGTACACGCCCGGCCCTTCCGGCCAGATGATTCCCAATACGGATCTGGCCACCGCCCAGGTGCTGCCAGGGGAGAACCGCCAGGTGGTGTACACCATTGCCGAGGACGCTAAGTTCTCCGATGGCGTGGAGATCACCTGCACGGACTTCTTTTTGACGTACAAGGCGGGGGAGATGTCCGAGCTTTTTGGCTCCTACCTCCCGCTGATGCGGCAGGTGCAGAGCCTGGAATGTACGCCGGGGGCTAAGACCTTCACGGTGGTATTCGAGCAGAAGATGGGAGGGCGCTGGCGCAACCTCTTTGGCCCGGGCGAGGTGCTACCCGCGCACTCCATCGCGCGCAAGGCGGACATGTCCCAGCAGCAACTCACCAGTGCGCTGGTCAATGATGATCGTGCCGCCCTGGTGGACTTGGCGGGGGTGTGGCGCGAGGGTTATGACCTGGGCGCCTTTGACCCGGAGTTGCAGGTTTCCGCTGGGCCTTACCTCATTGAAAAGGTGGGCGAGCGCGGCGAGGTGGTGCTGGCGCGCAACGAGTCTTACTACGGTGATCCCGCGAGCCTGGAGCGCCTCACGGTGTGGCCGGGCACGAGCGACGTGCAGGAACTGCGCGATCAGACCACGCTGCGGGTGGCCGACGTGAGCAATGGGGCTAGCCACGAGATCGGCGGTACGGCCCAGGGGATTGAGGCCGATCCCTACGACGTGTATTCCGAGGCCGGGGCGCTCACCGACACCCTGGTGCTGGGCAGCGATGGGATCTTTGCCACCAAGGAGGCCCGGGGGCAGTTTGCGGCCTGCGTGGATCAGGCGGCGGTGGCCCAGGCATCCTCCCACGCCAGCGGGGTGGAGGTGCCGCCCACGGCGGCGCACGTGGTGGGTGCCACGGACCCCGTGCGGCATCAGTTGGCCGATATTGCCGATCCGCATCTGGGGGTGGACGTCGGGATAGCGGAGGCCTTGAGAGGCTCCACGGTGCGCATTGGATACATGGGGCCGGATCAGCGCAAGGCGGACATGGTGGAGGCCATTCGGCTCTCCTGCGAACCGGCGGGAATCACCGTGGTGGATGCTTCCGCCGAGGGCGGCGATATGGGAACGCTGGTGGGCACGGCGGCCCCGGGTACGGAGACGATGGACGCCGTGCTGCGCGCGGTGGATCCGGCGGCGGAGTACGGGGAGATGGAGTTGGAGAACACCGAGACCCCCGCGCTGCGCAACGCGGAGAGCCAACTGTGGGACGAGGTCACGGCCATTCCTCTTGCCGCACAACCCCGCACCTTTGTGGTAGACCCCACGGTGAGTAACGTAAACGTGTACACCGGGCTCACCGGCATTGGCTGGAACCTGGATCGCTGGCAGATGAGTAAGGATTAA
- a CDS encoding YebC/PmpR family DNA-binding transcriptional regulator, with product MSGHSKWATTKHKKAANDAKRGKEFAKLIKNIEVAARTGGGDPAANPTLDDMIKKAKKASVPNDNIERARKRGSGEEAGGADWQTIMYEGYGPNGVAMLIECLTDNRNRAATEVRTAMTKNGGNMADSGAVSYMFNRKGVVQVLKGDLTEDDVLMAVLDAGAEEVNTVGEVFEVVSAPEDTTAVREALVQAEIAVEDYEQDFRADLEVPLEAGDAKKILKLIDALEDSDDVQNVYTNMSLSPEVMAALED from the coding sequence ATGTCAGGACACTCTAAATGGGCGACCACCAAGCATAAAAAGGCGGCTAATGACGCCAAGCGCGGCAAGGAATTTGCCAAGCTCATCAAGAATATCGAGGTGGCGGCCCGCACCGGCGGCGGCGATCCGGCGGCCAATCCCACGCTGGATGACATGATTAAGAAGGCCAAGAAGGCCTCCGTTCCCAACGACAACATCGAGCGCGCCCGTAAGCGCGGCTCCGGCGAGGAGGCCGGTGGCGCGGATTGGCAGACCATCATGTACGAGGGTTACGGGCCCAACGGCGTGGCCATGCTTATCGAGTGCCTGACGGATAACCGTAACCGCGCCGCCACCGAGGTGCGCACCGCCATGACCAAGAATGGCGGCAACATGGCGGATTCCGGCGCGGTGTCCTACATGTTCAATCGCAAGGGCGTGGTGCAGGTGCTCAAGGGCGATCTCACCGAGGATGACGTGCTCATGGCCGTGCTCGACGCGGGCGCGGAGGAGGTCAATACCGTGGGCGAGGTCTTTGAGGTGGTCAGCGCCCCCGAGGACACCACCGCCGTCCGCGAGGCCCTGGTGCAGGCGGAGATCGCGGTGGAGGACTATGAGCAGGACTTCCGCGCCGATCTGGAGGTGCCCCTGGAAGCCGGTGATGCCAAGAAGATCCTGAAGCTCATCGACGCCCTCGAAGATTCCGATGACGTGCAGAATGTGTACACGAACATGAGCCTGAGCCCCGAGGTCATGGCGGCCTTGGAGGACTAA